In Variovorax paradoxus, a single genomic region encodes these proteins:
- a CDS encoding MFS transporter, with amino-acid sequence MNPVEQRTISKISWRLLPLLMISYFIAYLDRVNLGFAGAAMSKDLGFTAAVFGSAAGIFFLAYFLFEVPSNMALERFGARRWIARIMFSWGILSAAQAWVGGATSFNIVRFLLGIAEAGFFPGVIFYITLWFPAAYRARIVGWFMFAIPISTVIGSPISGYILNMDGVGGMHGWQWLFILEALPSLVLTFFVLMYLPDGPKDAKWLTDEERTWLQRTLDAERQNRESINKISWKQSLLNPRVIGLGFVYMGITVPLYGLSFFLPQIIKGFGGLSNVQIGFINAFPYLVGAVAMLFWTRASDARKERKWFLLIPLACIFVGLVLAAQTSSPVPKMAAVTLAAFGIFSALPTFWTLPTAILSGTAAAAGIAWINSIGNLGGYIGPTIFGALKDRMGNDIYAVIFLALLSVVAFVLVLIIGHDARTEQAVAPGRA; translated from the coding sequence ATGAACCCCGTCGAACAGAGAACCATCTCGAAGATCAGCTGGCGGCTCTTGCCGCTGCTGATGATCAGCTACTTCATCGCCTACCTCGACCGCGTGAACCTCGGCTTTGCCGGCGCCGCCATGTCGAAGGACCTGGGCTTCACCGCGGCCGTGTTCGGCAGCGCGGCCGGCATCTTCTTCCTGGCGTACTTCCTGTTCGAGGTGCCCAGCAACATGGCGCTCGAACGCTTCGGCGCGCGTCGCTGGATCGCTCGCATCATGTTCAGCTGGGGCATCCTGTCGGCGGCGCAGGCCTGGGTGGGCGGCGCGACCAGCTTCAACATCGTGCGCTTCCTGCTGGGCATTGCCGAGGCCGGGTTCTTCCCGGGCGTGATCTTCTACATCACGCTGTGGTTTCCGGCGGCGTACCGCGCGCGCATCGTGGGTTGGTTCATGTTCGCGATTCCGATCTCGACCGTGATCGGCTCGCCCATCTCGGGCTACATCCTGAACATGGACGGCGTCGGCGGCATGCACGGCTGGCAGTGGCTGTTCATCCTGGAGGCGCTGCCCTCGCTGGTGCTGACCTTCTTCGTGCTGATGTACCTGCCCGACGGCCCCAAGGACGCCAAGTGGCTCACCGACGAAGAGCGCACCTGGCTGCAGCGCACGCTGGACGCCGAGCGCCAGAACCGCGAGTCGATCAACAAGATCTCGTGGAAGCAGTCGCTGCTGAACCCGCGCGTGATCGGGCTGGGCTTCGTCTACATGGGCATCACCGTGCCGCTGTACGGCCTGAGCTTCTTCCTGCCGCAGATCATCAAGGGCTTCGGCGGGCTGAGCAACGTGCAGATCGGCTTCATCAATGCGTTCCCGTACCTGGTCGGCGCCGTCGCCATGCTGTTCTGGACGCGCGCCTCCGATGCGCGCAAGGAGCGCAAGTGGTTCCTGCTGATTCCGCTGGCCTGCATCTTCGTGGGCCTGGTGCTGGCGGCGCAGACCAGCTCGCCGGTGCCCAAGATGGCCGCCGTGACGCTGGCCGCCTTCGGCATCTTCAGCGCGCTGCCCACCTTCTGGACCCTGCCCACCGCCATCCTGAGCGGCACCGCCGCCGCGGCCGGCATTGCGTGGATCAATTCCATCGGCAACCTCGGCGGCTACATCGGCCCGACGATCTTCGGCGCGCTGAAGGACAGGATGGGCAACGACATCTACGCGGTGATCTTCCTCGCGCTGTTGTCGGTGGTGGCCTTCGTGCTGGTGCTGATCATCGGCCACGATGCGCGCACCGAGCAGGCGGTGGCGCCGGGCCGGGCCTGA
- a CDS encoding paraquat-inducible protein A → MKEVPDTVVCPGCDAIYSRAPLHPRDVAHCPRCGTELARHPGQQQARILPLTVACLIMFAIANLFPIVEIELQGLRSQTTLAGAVVALSAEGMSVVALLVLATTILFPFLQLCILAYLLVPLSREHRPVGFALLVRAMQSLRPWGMIEVFLLGVLVAIVKLSSMATVVPGPALWAFVALTVMLTAVLSFNPGAFWEMTFQPKAADADTDEGGASA, encoded by the coding sequence ATGAAGGAAGTACCTGACACGGTGGTCTGCCCCGGCTGCGACGCGATCTACAGCCGCGCGCCGCTGCACCCCCGCGACGTGGCGCATTGCCCGCGCTGCGGCACCGAACTGGCCCGGCACCCGGGCCAGCAGCAGGCCCGCATCCTTCCACTGACGGTGGCCTGCCTGATCATGTTCGCCATTGCCAACCTGTTTCCCATCGTCGAGATCGAGCTGCAGGGCCTGCGCAGCCAGACCACGCTGGCCGGCGCGGTGGTGGCGCTGAGCGCCGAGGGCATGTCGGTGGTGGCGCTGCTGGTGCTGGCCACGACCATTCTTTTTCCCTTCCTGCAGCTGTGCATCCTGGCCTACCTGCTGGTGCCGCTGAGCCGCGAGCATCGGCCCGTGGGCTTCGCGCTGCTGGTGCGGGCGATGCAGTCGCTGCGGCCCTGGGGAATGATCGAAGTGTTCCTGCTGGGCGTGCTGGTGGCCATCGTCAAGCTCTCGAGCATGGCGACGGTGGTGCCGGGGCCGGCGCTCTGGGCCTTCGTGGCGCTCACGGTCATGCTGACGGCGGTGCTGTCGTTCAACCCTGGCGCGTTCTGGGAAATGACCTTCCAGCCGAAGGCGGCCGATGCGGACACGGACGAGGGCGGGGCGTCCGCATGA
- a CDS encoding VOC family protein: MTSTTRPLHTILLYARDMRATAGFYCTHFGFESTLEVVEGLIELRSTSGGANLLIHQAAKSVKLGQVGVKLMFDVEDIEAFKQKSTASGLAFGPTHTANGYAFANAKDPDGNPVAISSRAFRAAS, translated from the coding sequence GTGACTTCCACCACACGGCCGCTCCACACCATCCTCCTGTACGCCCGCGACATGCGGGCGACGGCCGGGTTCTATTGCACGCACTTCGGGTTCGAGTCGACGCTCGAAGTCGTGGAGGGTCTGATCGAACTCCGGTCGACGAGCGGCGGTGCGAACCTGTTGATCCACCAGGCGGCAAAGAGCGTGAAGCTCGGGCAGGTCGGCGTGAAGCTGATGTTCGATGTCGAAGACATCGAAGCCTTCAAGCAGAAAAGCACGGCAAGCGGGCTGGCCTTCGGCCCCACGCATACGGCCAACGGCTACGCGTTCGCCAACGCGAAAGACCCGGACGGCAATCCGGTGGCCATTTCGAGCCGGGCGTTTCGCGCCGCGAGCTGA
- a CDS encoding multidrug effflux MFS transporter: MRSSPFFKMALLLGLLSAIGPFAIDMYLPALPAIGQSLHADIGAVQMSLTAFFLSLGAGQLLYGPISDMVGRKPPLYAGLVLFALASVGCAVATDIQTLIVLRFVQGLGAAAGMAIPRAVVRDLHTGTDAARLMSLLMLVFSVSPILAPLAGSAVIAFAGWRGVFWAVTIAAVAGLAMMVKLLDETRPASERVESSLGSALAAYWLLLRDRHYLGLVFIGSFAMAGFFTYLANSSFVMIDHYGLSPAMYSVAFGVNAAAFIAASQFTGSLGERYGLVNLVKFGVVCCGVAMVAMFIYFATGGDNIWVLIVLYFIASGFMGLVIPTTGVLALEMHGAIAGTASALLGTLQMLTGALAMAVVGLFTDGRPLPMVAGMAAGALIALVLTWLTLGGVRSEPAARAQQA; encoded by the coding sequence ATGCGTTCTTCTCCTTTCTTCAAGATGGCCCTGCTGCTGGGCCTGCTCTCGGCCATCGGGCCTTTCGCCATCGACATGTACCTGCCGGCGCTGCCGGCCATCGGCCAGAGCCTGCATGCCGACATCGGCGCGGTGCAGATGAGCCTCACGGCGTTCTTCCTCTCGCTGGGCGCGGGCCAGCTTCTGTACGGCCCGATCTCCGACATGGTCGGGCGCAAGCCGCCGCTGTATGCCGGGCTGGTGCTGTTTGCGCTGGCGAGCGTGGGCTGCGCCGTTGCCACCGACATCCAGACGCTGATCGTGCTGCGCTTCGTGCAGGGCCTGGGCGCCGCCGCCGGCATGGCGATTCCGCGCGCCGTGGTGCGCGACCTGCACACCGGCACCGACGCAGCGCGGCTGATGTCGCTGCTGATGCTGGTGTTCAGCGTGTCGCCGATCCTTGCGCCGCTGGCGGGCAGCGCGGTCATCGCATTCGCCGGCTGGCGCGGCGTGTTCTGGGCCGTGACCATCGCCGCGGTGGCGGGGCTGGCCATGATGGTCAAGCTGCTCGACGAGACGCGCCCGGCCTCCGAGCGCGTGGAAAGCAGCCTGGGCAGCGCGCTCGCGGCCTACTGGCTGCTGCTGCGCGACCGTCACTACCTCGGCCTCGTGTTCATCGGCAGCTTCGCGATGGCGGGCTTCTTCACCTACCTGGCCAATTCGTCCTTCGTGATGATCGACCACTACGGCCTGTCGCCCGCCATGTACAGCGTGGCCTTCGGCGTGAACGCCGCGGCCTTCATCGCGGCGTCGCAGTTCACCGGCTCGCTGGGCGAGCGCTACGGGCTGGTCAACCTGGTGAAGTTCGGCGTGGTCTGCTGCGGCGTGGCGATGGTCGCGATGTTCATTTACTTCGCGACGGGCGGCGACAACATCTGGGTGCTCATCGTTCTCTACTTCATCGCCTCGGGCTTCATGGGGCTGGTGATTCCGACCACCGGCGTGCTGGCGCTCGAGATGCACGGCGCCATCGCGGGTACCGCCTCGGCGCTGCTCGGCACGCTGCAGATGCTGACGGGCGCGCTGGCCATGGCGGTGGTGGGCCTCTTTACCGACGGCCGTCCGCTGCCGATGGTGGCCGGCATGGCCGCCGGCGCGCTGATCGCGCTCGTGCTGACCTGGCTCACGCTGGGCGGCGTGCGCTCCGAGCCCGCCGCGCGGGCGCAACAGGCCTGA
- a CDS encoding LLM class flavin-dependent oxidoreductase, whose product MSTGKQLRLGAFMRPVSIHTGAWRYPGAWPDANFNFARIKQLAQTLERGRFDAFFMADHLAVLNMPIEALQRSHTVTSFEPFTLLSALAQHTQHIGLVATASTTFDEPFHIARRFASLDHLSEGRAGWNIVTTSNPDAALNFGRDDHMAHDERYARAREFYDVVTGLWDSWADDAFERNAESGRFFDPERLHVLNHKGKHLSVRGPLHIARPVQGWPVIVQAGASEPGRQLAAETAEVVFSAPGTLDNAKRFYADVKGRMRKIGRDRDHLKILPGAFVVVGDTVEEARAIRARLDSLVHYDSAIASLSIALGHDASKFDPDAPLPDVPETNASQSGRERVIDLARRENLTVRQLAQRLGGYGGLAFVGTPESIADEMQEWLDAEGSDGFNVMFPWLPGGLDAFVDKVVPELQRRGIFRREYEGRTLRENLGLPRPANRFFAQN is encoded by the coding sequence ATGAGCACCGGCAAGCAACTGCGGCTGGGCGCCTTCATGCGCCCGGTGAGCATCCACACGGGCGCCTGGCGCTACCCGGGCGCGTGGCCCGACGCCAACTTCAACTTCGCGCGCATCAAGCAGCTGGCACAGACGCTGGAGCGCGGCCGCTTCGACGCCTTCTTCATGGCCGACCACCTGGCCGTGCTGAACATGCCGATCGAGGCGCTGCAGCGCAGCCACACCGTGACGTCGTTCGAGCCGTTCACGCTGCTGTCGGCGCTGGCGCAGCATACGCAGCACATCGGGCTGGTGGCCACGGCCTCGACCACCTTCGACGAGCCTTTTCACATCGCGCGCCGTTTCGCCTCGCTCGACCACCTGAGCGAAGGGCGCGCGGGCTGGAACATCGTCACCACTTCCAACCCCGACGCCGCGCTGAACTTCGGCCGCGACGACCACATGGCGCACGACGAGCGCTATGCCCGCGCCCGCGAGTTCTACGACGTGGTTACGGGCCTGTGGGACAGCTGGGCCGACGACGCTTTCGAGCGCAATGCGGAGAGCGGCCGTTTCTTCGACCCCGAGCGGCTGCACGTGCTGAACCACAAGGGCAAGCACCTGTCCGTGCGCGGCCCGCTGCATATCGCGCGTCCGGTGCAGGGCTGGCCGGTGATCGTGCAGGCCGGCGCGTCGGAGCCGGGCAGGCAGCTCGCGGCGGAGACCGCCGAGGTGGTGTTCTCGGCGCCCGGCACGCTGGACAACGCCAAACGCTTCTACGCGGACGTGAAGGGCCGCATGCGGAAGATCGGCCGCGACCGCGACCATCTGAAGATCCTGCCCGGCGCCTTCGTGGTGGTCGGCGACACGGTGGAAGAGGCCCGGGCCATCCGCGCCAGGCTCGACAGCCTGGTGCACTACGACAGCGCCATCGCATCGCTGTCCATCGCGCTCGGCCACGATGCCTCGAAGTTCGACCCCGACGCGCCCCTGCCCGATGTGCCCGAGACCAACGCCAGCCAGAGCGGGCGCGAGCGCGTGATCGACCTGGCGCGGCGCGAGAACCTCACGGTGCGTCAGCTGGCCCAGCGCCTGGGCGGCTACGGCGGGCTGGCCTTCGTCGGCACGCCGGAGAGCATTGCCGACGAAATGCAGGAATGGCTCGACGCCGAAGGCAGCGACGGCTTCAACGTCATGTTCCCGTGGCTGCCCGGCGGGCTCGATGCCTTCGTCGACAAGGTGGTGCCCGAGCTGCAGCGCCGCGGCATCTTCCGGCGTGAGTACGAAGGTCGTACCTTGCGCGAGAACCTCGGCCTGCCGCGCCCGGCGAACCGATTCTTTGCCCAGAATTAG
- a CDS encoding CmcJ/NvfI family oxidoreductase has translation MSVGSNSQLLAATLPSVEAELNYLKAGEGRPVSYTFEPPPGTPWVTGTLEPRRVAIRDGRPLVALNELSLDRSGFTQISHRSAVADFSHDATIRDIYYRESEALLRDITGAEKIVVFDHTVRDSAQGSRRTAELREPVRRVHNDQTFVSAPRRVRDHLPPDEAAERLKHRFAIINLWRPLATVERLPLALCDARSISPQDMVPSDLVYPDKVGETYSFTYNPEHRWYWFPRLRPDEALLLKIYDSREDGTARYTAHTAFEDPTGAPEAPPRRSIELRALVFWPAGK, from the coding sequence ATGAGCGTCGGATCGAACAGCCAGTTGCTGGCCGCCACGCTTCCGTCGGTGGAGGCCGAACTCAATTACCTCAAGGCGGGCGAGGGCCGCCCCGTCAGCTACACCTTCGAGCCGCCGCCCGGCACGCCATGGGTCACGGGCACGCTGGAGCCGCGCCGCGTGGCCATCCGCGACGGCCGCCCGCTGGTGGCGCTGAATGAACTGTCGCTGGACCGCAGCGGCTTCACGCAGATCTCGCACCGCAGCGCGGTGGCCGACTTCTCGCATGACGCCACCATCCGCGACATCTACTACCGCGAGTCCGAGGCGCTGCTGCGCGACATCACGGGTGCCGAGAAGATCGTGGTGTTCGATCACACCGTGCGCGACAGCGCCCAGGGCTCGCGCCGAACGGCCGAGCTGCGCGAGCCGGTGCGCCGGGTGCACAACGACCAGACCTTCGTGTCCGCGCCGCGCCGCGTGCGCGACCACCTGCCGCCCGACGAAGCGGCCGAGCGCCTGAAGCACCGCTTCGCAATCATCAACCTCTGGCGCCCGCTGGCCACGGTGGAGCGGCTGCCGCTCGCGCTGTGCGATGCGCGCTCCATCTCGCCGCAAGACATGGTGCCGAGCGATCTGGTCTACCCCGACAAGGTCGGCGAGACCTATTCCTTCACCTACAACCCCGAGCACCGCTGGTACTGGTTCCCCCGGCTGCGGCCCGACGAGGCGCTGCTGCTGAAGATCTACGACTCGCGCGAGGACGGCACCGCGCGCTACACCGCGCACACCGCCTTCGAAGACCCGACCGGCGCGCCCGAGGCGCCGCCGCGCCGCAGCATCGAGCTGCGCGCGCTCGTGTTCTGGCCCGCCGGCAAGTAG
- a CDS encoding paraquat-inducible protein A: MKLFPVRRAPRDEHAHDDHDDEGAPVATAASLGLLACRHCGAVWKGAEEGEACGRCGTRLHTRKPQSLTRTWAFLIAACMMYIPANLLPVMITRTLFGAQYDTILSGVIYFWVSGAYGLAAIVFIASFLVPLFKLAVLFVLVVAAQRGSTWRRRERARLYHIIEVIGRWSMLDVFVVSLLTGLVQIQGFAVITAGVGIAAFGSVVVLTMLASLSFDPKLTWDSKEEQALAEGREVPQEPHGNRDEKPA, from the coding sequence ATGAAGCTGTTTCCTGTGCGCAGGGCCCCTCGCGACGAGCACGCCCATGACGACCACGACGACGAAGGTGCGCCGGTCGCCACCGCCGCCTCGCTCGGCCTGCTGGCCTGCCGGCATTGCGGCGCGGTCTGGAAGGGCGCGGAGGAGGGCGAGGCCTGCGGCCGCTGCGGCACCCGGCTGCATACGCGCAAGCCGCAGAGCCTGACCCGCACCTGGGCCTTCCTGATCGCGGCCTGCATGATGTACATACCGGCCAACCTGCTGCCGGTGATGATCACGCGCACGCTGTTCGGCGCGCAGTACGACACCATCCTGAGCGGGGTGATCTATTTCTGGGTGTCGGGCGCCTACGGGCTCGCGGCCATCGTCTTCATTGCCAGCTTCCTGGTGCCGCTGTTCAAGCTGGCGGTGCTTTTCGTGCTGGTGGTGGCGGCGCAGCGCGGCAGCACATGGCGCCGGCGCGAGCGGGCAAGGCTTTATCACATCATCGAGGTCATCGGCCGCTGGTCGATGCTCGACGTGTTCGTGGTGTCGCTGCTGACCGGGCTGGTGCAGATCCAGGGCTTCGCGGTCATCACCGCGGGCGTGGGCATCGCGGCCTTCGGCTCGGTGGTGGTGCTCACGATGCTGGCCTCGCTGAGCTTCGATCCGAAGCTCACCTGGGACAGCAAGGAAGAACAGGCCCTCGCCGAGGGCCGGGAAGTTCCGCAGGAACCACATGGCAACAGGGACGAGAAACCAGCATGA
- a CDS encoding MFS transporter encodes MNTVRAGTALPAGEGIPGPVPIDGLAPRERRWAMLVIILGLIVSVLDGTIVNLALPGIARELQASPSQAIWVVNAYQIATLVMLLPLASLGDLVGYRRVYLVGLAVFTLSSLAATFANSLATLTAARAFQGLGAAGIMSVNAALVRLTYPSSQLGKGMALNSLVVATSSVAGPSVAAAILSVASWPWLFAINVPLGIVTFALGMRALPFNRVAPAAGLRFSPVDVGLNVLMFSLVFLGVDRLGVREGPVQGAGGSQASAWGILLAGLAVGFVYLRRQRKQAVPLFPIDLLRIPVFALSMGTSVAAFCAQMLAYIALPFLLLDAYGRSHIEAGLLITAWPLGIVVMAPIAGRLIGRYPDGLLGGIGLALLASGLALLAALPAHPGNADIAWRMALCGLGFGLFQSPNNHTIVTSPPAHRSGAASGMLGTARLTGQTLGAVVLAAVFSLWSPHGGHGPVVALVLAACCAAVAAVFSSLRLKTTKPGG; translated from the coding sequence ATGAACACCGTGCGCGCAGGCACTGCGCTTCCGGCAGGCGAAGGCATACCGGGGCCTGTGCCCATCGACGGTCTGGCTCCGCGCGAGCGGCGCTGGGCGATGCTGGTCATCATCCTCGGGCTGATCGTTTCGGTGCTCGACGGCACCATCGTCAACCTGGCGCTGCCGGGCATCGCGCGCGAGCTGCAGGCCAGCCCGTCGCAGGCGATCTGGGTGGTCAATGCGTACCAGATCGCCACGCTGGTCATGCTGCTGCCGCTGGCTTCGCTGGGCGACCTGGTCGGCTACCGGCGGGTGTACCTCGTGGGGCTGGCGGTGTTCACGCTGTCGTCGCTGGCCGCCACCTTCGCCAATTCGCTGGCCACGCTGACGGCGGCGCGTGCCTTCCAGGGGCTGGGCGCGGCCGGCATCATGAGCGTGAACGCGGCGCTGGTGCGGCTGACGTATCCCTCGTCGCAACTGGGCAAGGGCATGGCGCTGAATTCGCTGGTGGTCGCCACGTCGTCGGTGGCGGGGCCTTCGGTGGCGGCGGCCATTCTTTCGGTGGCTTCGTGGCCGTGGCTCTTCGCCATCAACGTGCCGCTGGGCATCGTCACCTTCGCGCTGGGCATGCGGGCGCTGCCGTTCAACCGGGTGGCACCGGCCGCCGGGCTGCGCTTCTCGCCGGTGGACGTGGGGCTCAACGTGCTGATGTTCTCGCTGGTCTTCCTGGGCGTGGACCGGCTGGGCGTGCGCGAAGGCCCGGTGCAGGGCGCCGGCGGCTCGCAGGCCTCGGCCTGGGGCATCCTGCTGGCCGGGCTGGCGGTGGGCTTCGTCTACCTGCGGCGGCAACGCAAGCAGGCGGTGCCGCTTTTCCCGATCGACCTGCTGCGCATTCCGGTGTTCGCGCTGTCGATGGGCACTTCCGTGGCCGCCTTCTGCGCGCAGATGCTGGCCTACATCGCGCTGCCGTTCCTGCTGCTCGACGCCTATGGCCGCAGCCACATCGAGGCCGGCCTGCTCATCACGGCGTGGCCGCTGGGCATCGTGGTCATGGCGCCCATTGCCGGGCGGCTGATCGGCCGCTATCCCGACGGGCTGCTGGGCGGCATCGGCCTGGCCCTGCTGGCCAGCGGGCTGGCACTGCTGGCGGCGCTGCCGGCGCACCCGGGCAATGCCGACATCGCCTGGCGCATGGCGCTGTGCGGGCTGGGCTTCGGGCTGTTCCAGTCGCCCAACAACCACACCATCGTGACTTCGCCGCCGGCGCACCGCAGCGGTGCGGCCAGCGGCATGCTGGGCACCGCCCGGCTGACCGGGCAGACGCTGGGCGCCGTGGTGCTGGCGGCGGTCTTCAGCCTCTGGAGCCCGCACGGCGGCCACGGCCCGGTGGTGGCGCTGGTGCTGGCGGCCTGCTGCGCGGCGGTGGCGGCGGTCTTCAGCAGCTTGCGCCTCAAGACGACAAAACCGGGCGGCTGA
- a CDS encoding SDR family NAD(P)-dependent oxidoreductase — translation MAVTSVTPSVSSSRTDPPPVAWIAGVGASAGLGAALARRFAAEGFIVALTGRTQSQLDAVAAEIAASGGRAHAFAGDVASEAEIHGIAQKARALGPLTVAIFNAASAVRAPTLELSVEQFTQAWRTSALGGFIFGHEALRGLLANSFEADGSRGRGTLLFTGATAALRGKPPFAAFAAAKAALRSLSQSLAREFGPQGVHVAHVVIDGGIDGERLRTGAPQRVAQAGGDGLLQLEAIAESYWQLHVQHRSAWTQELDLRPFKEPF, via the coding sequence ATGGCTGTCACCTCCGTCACTCCCTCCGTTTCTTCGTCGCGAACCGATCCGCCGCCGGTTGCCTGGATCGCCGGTGTCGGCGCCAGCGCCGGCCTGGGTGCCGCATTGGCGCGGCGCTTCGCGGCTGAAGGCTTCATCGTCGCGCTGACCGGGCGCACCCAGTCCCAGCTCGATGCGGTGGCCGCGGAAATCGCGGCGTCGGGCGGGCGCGCGCATGCGTTCGCGGGCGACGTGGCAAGCGAGGCCGAGATCCACGGCATCGCGCAGAAGGCGAGGGCGCTGGGGCCGCTCACCGTGGCCATCTTCAATGCGGCGAGCGCGGTGCGCGCGCCGACGCTGGAGCTGTCGGTCGAGCAGTTCACGCAGGCCTGGCGCACCAGCGCGCTGGGCGGTTTCATCTTCGGGCACGAGGCCCTGCGCGGCCTGCTGGCCAACAGCTTCGAGGCCGATGGCTCGCGCGGGCGCGGCACGCTGCTGTTCACCGGCGCCACGGCAGCGCTGCGCGGCAAGCCGCCGTTCGCGGCCTTTGCCGCGGCCAAGGCCGCCTTGCGTTCGCTGAGCCAGAGCCTGGCGCGCGAGTTCGGCCCGCAGGGCGTGCACGTGGCGCATGTGGTGATCGACGGCGGCATCGACGGCGAGCGGCTGCGCACCGGCGCGCCGCAGCGCGTGGCGCAGGCCGGCGGCGACGGGCTGCTGCAGCTCGAGGCCATCGCCGAAAGTTACTGGCAGCTGCATGTGCAGCACCGCAGCGCATGGACGCAGGAACTCGACCTGCGCCCCTTCAAGGAGCCGTTTTGA
- a CDS encoding MFS transporter, translated as MSSTQPASAPTSTDLNSRHAAMALGLSLPADVVLYLLLPMYADQFGVTLAEAGMLLAANRLVRIAGYGFVARFYARNGDRPTCTLAVVAAAVCALGYTTLSGFWALLPLRLMWGLCFAALNLSTQALATADPVGAARRNGRSRAFIAMGPVLALPLGALLAHWVGPRAIFGILAVFSLLACLVTRRLPSAPHPVGKPTRRFKRPNSLDSWSFMEGLTLDGLFIVGLSYLGKDLMPGGAVIVAGVLMALRYLAEILLSPVGGHMAERWGAERLLVSLSLLTAIALVGFGLGWLWSCAALIVVLRALQLPLLPPIVARRTPGPERVQALAARSVWRDIGAGTGPLIAGLLLPVASPPWIYGIAALLLALAALACGWNSSPMAADATRTAG; from the coding sequence ATGTCCAGCACTCAACCCGCTTCCGCCCCCACTTCCACCGACCTGAATTCCCGCCATGCGGCGATGGCGCTCGGCCTTTCGCTGCCGGCCGACGTGGTGCTCTACCTGCTGCTGCCGATGTATGCCGACCAGTTCGGCGTGACGCTGGCCGAGGCCGGCATGCTGCTCGCCGCCAACCGGCTGGTGCGCATCGCGGGCTACGGCTTCGTCGCCCGCTTCTACGCGCGCAACGGCGACCGGCCCACCTGCACGCTGGCCGTCGTGGCGGCCGCGGTCTGTGCCCTCGGCTACACCACGCTTTCTGGTTTCTGGGCGCTGCTGCCGCTGCGGCTGATGTGGGGCCTGTGCTTCGCGGCGCTCAACCTGTCGACGCAGGCGCTGGCCACGGCCGACCCGGTCGGCGCGGCGCGGCGCAACGGGCGTTCGCGTGCCTTCATCGCAATGGGGCCGGTGCTGGCGCTGCCGCTGGGCGCTTTGCTCGCGCACTGGGTGGGCCCGCGCGCGATCTTCGGCATCCTCGCAGTGTTCTCTTTGCTCGCCTGCCTGGTCACGCGGCGGTTGCCTTCGGCGCCGCATCCGGTGGGCAAGCCCACGCGGCGCTTCAAGCGGCCCAACAGCCTCGACAGCTGGTCGTTCATGGAGGGGCTGACGCTGGACGGGCTCTTCATCGTCGGCCTGTCCTACCTCGGCAAGGACCTGATGCCGGGCGGCGCGGTGATCGTGGCCGGCGTGCTGATGGCGCTGCGCTACCTGGCGGAGATTCTGCTGAGCCCGGTCGGCGGCCACATGGCGGAGCGCTGGGGCGCTGAGCGGCTGCTGGTGAGCCTGTCGCTCCTCACCGCGATCGCGCTGGTGGGCTTCGGCCTCGGCTGGCTGTGGAGCTGCGCGGCGCTGATCGTGGTGCTGCGCGCCTTGCAACTGCCGCTGCTGCCGCCCATCGTGGCCCGGCGCACACCCGGGCCGGAGCGTGTGCAGGCGCTGGCCGCGCGCTCTGTCTGGCGCGACATCGGCGCCGGCACCGGGCCGCTGATCGCGGGGCTGCTGCTGCCGGTGGCTTCGCCGCCATGGATCTACGGCATCGCCGCACTGCTGCTGGCGCTGGCCGCGCTGGCCTGCGGCTGGAACTCATCGCCCATGGCCGCGGATGCGACGCGCACGGCGGGCTGA
- a CDS encoding pyridoxamine 5'-phosphate oxidase family protein translates to MTTSPHAIETVAQLEALFGQPGEASLKKEVPYLHPAYRALIEASPFAVLSTVGPGGLDASPRGDPPGFVVVRDDKTLLMPERRGNNRIDSLRNIVADPRVGLLFLIPGVGETLRVNGRARITVEPKLLASLAMEGKPPQCVIEVRVETVFFQCARAIQRSKLWEPVQADAKRSVPTPGAILSALTEAQFDGETYDRELPARQKATLY, encoded by the coding sequence ATGACAACGTCGCCGCACGCCATCGAAACCGTGGCGCAGCTCGAAGCCCTGTTCGGCCAGCCTGGCGAAGCCTCGCTGAAGAAAGAGGTGCCGTACCTGCACCCGGCCTACCGGGCGTTGATCGAGGCGTCTCCCTTCGCAGTGCTTTCCACGGTCGGTCCAGGAGGCCTGGACGCCTCGCCGCGCGGCGACCCGCCGGGCTTCGTCGTGGTGCGGGACGACAAGACGCTGTTGATGCCCGAGCGGCGCGGCAACAACCGCATCGACAGCCTGCGCAACATCGTGGCCGACCCGCGCGTCGGGCTGCTGTTCCTGATTCCCGGCGTGGGCGAGACGCTGCGGGTGAACGGCAGGGCGCGCATCACGGTCGAGCCGAAGTTGTTGGCCAGCCTCGCGATGGAAGGCAAGCCACCGCAATGCGTGATCGAGGTTCGGGTGGAGACGGTGTTCTTTCAATGCGCGCGTGCGATCCAGCGCTCGAAGCTCTGGGAGCCGGTACAGGCGGATGCGAAGCGCAGCGTGCCGACGCCGGGTGCCATTCTGTCGGCACTGACCGAAGCGCAATTCGACGGCGAGACCTACGACAGGGAACTGCCCGCAAGGCAGAAGGCCACGCTCTACTGA